The following are encoded in a window of Gossypium raimondii isolate GPD5lz chromosome 13, ASM2569854v1, whole genome shotgun sequence genomic DNA:
- the LOC105783569 gene encoding U-box domain-containing protein 62-like, with protein MSSDEITLNVFQDDPMRAFNCGPDTTGRPGSKTRDPTSFIDDKMFSFPPLQPPEFRSSNIYAAAAAAAAASADRRSSPNHHQRNWGSSPGGGSTNSGDDELDGDDVDDDEEEDEDDDDDPNENNISNKNHNININNHINKNNNSVNETVNNAGSADPERMGNGKAKHSFVGGNGRELVVKEGGNGVGQGLRESNSYQNAVTIADPDGDLYYTQYSHGGEGSASVAGANGQKDIIVAENGGGCGFSGRKDVSSLSESSDPLRVIFSDPITGALMDDAMILPCGHSFSAAGLQHVLRMKVCSICSQSVSEASVAPNLSLRAAVQAFRQEEELQFYRSPKRRRDKFDQDKSSYGDPNIMDPPRNRGVQFPFAVTDRVIIKGNKRTPQRFVGREAVVTMQCLNGWYVVKTLDNAESVKLQYRSLAKVADNTAPKPITSKMGPNWL; from the exons ATGTCCTCCGACGAAATCACTCTCAACGTCTTCCAAGACGACCCGATGCGGGCCTTTAATTGCGGACCCGATACAACCGGCCGACCCGGTTCAAAAACCCGAGATCCAACTTCCTTCATAGACGATAAAATGTTCTCCTTCCCTCCTTTGCAACCTCCCGAATTCCGCTCCTCCAACATCTACGCCGCCGCCGCTGCCGCCGCTGCTGCCTCCGCAGACCGTCGTAGCTCGCCGAATCATCACCAGAGGAATTGGGGGAGTAGTCCCGGAGGTGGCTCCACTAACAGCGGTGACGATGAATTGGATGGAGACGATGTCGACGACGACGAGGAGGAAGAcgaggatgatgatgatgatcctaacgaaaataatattagtaacaaaaatcataatattaatataaataatcatattaataaaaataataatagtgtaAACGAGACTGTAAATAATGCAGGAAGTGCAGATCCCGAAAGAATGGGAAACGGAAAAGCAAAGCATTCCTTTG TGGGAGGGAATGGCAGGGAACTGGTAGTGAAGGAAGGAGGAAATGGTGTGGGGCAAGGGTTGAGAGAGAGTAATAGTTATCAAAATGCGGTGACAATTGCGGATCCAGATGGAGATCTTTATTACACACAGTATTCGCATGGTGGAGAAGGGTCTGCTTCTGTTGCAGGTGCTAATGGACAGAAGGATATTATTGTGGCAGAAAATGGTGGTGGATGTGGATTTAGTGGAAGAAAAGATGTTTCGTCTTTAAGCGAGTCCAGTGATCCCTTGCGAGTCATTTTCTCCGACCCCATCAC gGGAGCTCTTATGGACGATGCGATGATATTACCTTGTGGACATTCCTTCAGTGCTGCTGGATTACAGCATGTTCTTAGAATG AAAGTTTGCTCCATCTGTTCGCAATCAGTTTCAGAGGCATCGGTAGCTCCAAATCTTT CTCTCCGAGCTGCAGTGCAGGCATTTCGTCAAGAAGAAGAATTACAGTTCTACCGCTCACCTAAAAGGAGGAGAGATAAATTTGACCAG GATAAGAGTAGCTATGGTGATCCAAATATCATGGATCCTCCAAGAAATAGAGGTGTTCAGTTTCCATTTGCTGTAACGGATCGGGTTATCATAAAG GGGAACAAGAGAACCCCACAACGTTTCGTAGGACGTGAGGCCGTTGTAACCATGCAATGCTTGAATGGATG GTATGTGGTGAAGACATTGGATAATGCAGAGAGTGTTAAATTGCAGTATCGCTCACTTGCCAAAGTTGCAGATAATACAGCCCCAAAGCCAATTACAAGCAAGATGGGACCAAACTGGTTATAG
- the LOC105782536 gene encoding LOW QUALITY PROTEIN: dynamin-related protein 4C (The sequence of the model RefSeq protein was modified relative to this genomic sequence to represent the inferred CDS: inserted 2 bases in 2 codons), giving the protein MGSDDESDSGSIDVIIDYEDSQPATPPMEQPNVVGAAAAQAPIISSYNDKIRPLLDVIDRLRLVMVMKEGIQLPTIVVVGDQSSGKSSVLESLAGVNLPRSQGICTRVPLIIRLQNHARPRPELYLEYNGKMVPVEEPQIATAINIATDEIAGPGKSISDIPLTLVVRKDGVPDLTMVDLPGITRVPVHGQPDNIYEQIRDIIMQYITPKESIILNVLSATVDFSTCESIRMSQQVDKNGERTLAVVTKVDRAPKGLLXKVTADDVNIGLGYVCVXNRIGDESYEEARKEEARLFETNAHLSCIDKSIVGVHVLAQKLVRIQANAIAKCLPEIVKNISAKLDANVSELEKMPKALTSIADATQAMMRIIQAAKESLKKLLWRGEFDEYPEDNTKHGTARFVEMLNRLSDELHNCEESNLSKDFLTEEIKGLEDAKGIELPNFLPFEAFLRILRRKVERISYLPIKFTEKYWDYIDDVVMSVLTSHWEMYYHLKVFTKGAAHNLVQKLREQSINRVKEIVEMEKLTGYTCNPDYLMEWNKLMKEQDHFINQISGTNMRPLPCSVDLQGFGKIQVEHLRQHSNVSTLQQAFALKMRMVAYWKIFKVRLVDSMALHLQYHVHNLVHNDIDEIMKELMGPDGHGIKMMLVESPAIVAKREKLKNSIKVLKESKDSVAKIMDRIVAYDAYLV; this is encoded by the exons ATGGGCAGCGATGATGAATCTGATTCAGGGAGCATTGATGTCATCATTGATTATGAAGATTCTCAACCAGCAACTCCTCCTATGGAACAACCTAATGTGGTGGGAGCAGCAGCAGCTCAAGCCCCAATTATTTCATCATACAATGACAAAATCCGACCTTTGCTTGATGTCATCGACAGGCTCAGGCTGGTCATGGTGATGAAAGAAGGCATACAGCTCCCCACAATTGTTGTGGTTGGAGACCAGTCATCAGGCAAGTCTAGTGTTCTTGAATCCTTGGCTGGTGTTAACCTTCCTCGTAGCCAGGGCATTTGCACCAGGGTACCTCTCATAATCAGGTTGCAGAACCATGCAAGGCCAAGGCCAGAGCTCTACTTGGAGTACAATGGCAAAATGGTCCCAGTGGAGGAACCCCAGATTGCAACAGCCATAAACATTGCAACTGATGAGATTGCAGGCCCGGGTAAGAGCATATCTGACATCCCTTTGACTTTGGTGGTGAGAAAAGATGGGGTTCCTGATCTTACCATGGTTGATCTTCCTGGAATTACCAGAGTTCCTGTCCATGGTCAGCCTGACAACATATATGAGCAGATCCGGGACATCATCATGCAGTACATAACACCAAAGGAAAGCATTATCCTTAATGTTCTGTCGGCTACGGTTGATTTTTCAACTTGTGAATCCATTAGGATGTCGCAACAAGTGGACAAGAATGGTGAGAGAACTCTTGCTGTGGTTACTAAAGTAGATAGGGCCCCGAAGGGCTTGT ACAAGGTTACTGCAGATGATGTGAATATAGGACTTGGTTATGTTTGTG CGAATCGGATTGGTGATGAATCCTATGAAGAAGCAAGGAAGGAAGAGGCTAGATTGTTCGAAACTAATGCACATTTGTCATGTATTGATAAATCAATTGTGGGTGTTCATGTTTTGGCTCAAAAGCTTGTCCGAATTCAAGCTAATGCAATTGCAAAGTGCTTGCCAGAGATTGTTAAAAACATTAGTGCAAAGCTGGATGCAAATGTTTCAGAGCTAGAGAAAATGCCAAAGGCCTTAACTTCTATTGCTGATGCCACTCAAGCTATGATGAGGATCATTCAAGCAGCTAAAGAATCCCTCAAGAAGCTTCTTTGGAGGGGGGAATTTGATGAATACCCCGAGGACAACACGAAGCACGGGACTGCACGGTTTGTCGAAATGCTGAACCGGTTGTCCGATGAGCTTCACAACTGCGAGGAAAGTAATCTATCAAAAGACTTTTTAACAGAAGAGATCAAGGGTTTGGAAGATGCTAAGGGGATCGAACTACCGAACTTCCTTCCCTTTGAAGCATTCCTTCGTATCTTACGGAGAAAAGTCGAGAGGATATCGTATCTCCCTATCAAGTTCACCGAAAAGTATTGGGATTACATAGACGATGTGGTGATGTCTGTTTTGACGAGCCACTGGGAAATGTATTATCACCTCAAGGTATTCACGAAAGGAGCTGCTCACAACCTTGTTCAAAAGCTGAGGGAGCAATCAATCAATAGGGTGAAAGAGATTGTAGAAATGGAGAAGCTAACAGGCTATACATGTAACCCTGATTACTTGATGGAGTGGAATAAGCTCATGAAGGAACAAGACCATTTCATAAACCAAATATCTGGAACAAACATGCGGCCGCTGCCTTGCAGTGTGGATCTCCAAGGTTTTGGGAAAATCCAAGTCGAACATCTCAGACAACACTCGAATGTTTCGACCCTGCAACAAGCTTTCGCCCTGAAGATGAGAATGGTTGCTTATTGGAAGATATTTAAGGTGAGATTGGTTGATTCCATggcattgcatttgcaatacCATGTTCATAATCTTGTACACAATGACATTGATGAGATTATGAAGGAGCTGATGGGACCAGATGGACATGGGATAAAGATGATGCTGGTGGAATCTCCTGCCATTGTTGCAAAGCGTGAGAAGCTTAAAAACAGCATCAAGGTGTTAAAGGAGTCCAAAGATAGTGTGGCCAAG ATCATGGATAGGATTGTTGCTTATGATGCTtacttggtttaa
- the LOC105784108 gene encoding uncharacterized protein LOC105784108, producing MPVLSLFQIQWKLGKANVLIYLRIYQSHIIRPILNTLFLLFHFALRKSITSEPERATMAVVCSVGCGCGSVSFQRCESLMLSNPTSSKPRTSKIFATTRPPSSKPAGGGSLQSLQPERSSSKNKRKGIPYEKLDGWMRDSVAEIIKKLPESPLLIHVYSEDATMETTAVEENWVSMKQKWKKGERAMPDGVIFVDQIQGVEEGTWGIVVQSKSEEEDGGCGSGPGSEPVPPACYLLKTTSEVGSGLGLRCTHFCLVKVSSFRESAFSQLKNCWLLQGN from the coding sequence ATGCCAGTACTGAGTCTCTTCCAAATCCAATGGAAACTAGGAAAAGCTAACGTCCTCATATATTTACGTATATATCAATCACACATCATTCGTCCAATCCTAAATAcccttttcttgttgtttcatTTTGCGCTACGTAAATCCATTACCAGTGAACCAGAAAGAGCAACAATGGCGGTGGTGTGCAGTGTTGGTTGCGGCTGTGGTAGCGTCAGTTTTCAACGGTGCGAGTCTTTAATGCTCTCGAATCCTACATCTTCAAAACCGAGAACGTCCAAGATCTTTGCAACGACGCGGCCGCCCTCATCTAAGCCCGCTGGCGGTGGCAGTCTCCAATCATTGCAACCAGAACGATCATCGTCAAAGAACAAACGCAAGGGGATTCCGTACGAGAAATTGGACGGTTGGATGAGAGATTCAGTGGCTGAGATTATAAAAAAGTTACCCGAATCGCCACTCTTGATCCACGTCTACTCTGAAGACGCCACGATGGAAACAACGGCGGTGGAAGAAAACTGGGTTTCGATGAAACAGAAGTGGAAGAAAGGGGAAAGAGCTATGCCCGATGGGGTGATATTTGTTGATCAAATACAAGGAGTTGAAGAAGGAACATGGGGCATTGTGGTTCAAAGTaaaagtgaagaagaagatggtggGTGTGGATCAGGACCAGGATCAGAACCAGTACCGCCAGCTTGTTATTTGTTGAAGACGACTAGTGAAGTGGGTTCAGGGTTGGGGTTAAGGTGCACCCATTTTTGTTTGGTGAAGGTTAGTAGTTTTAGAGAAAGTGCTTTCTCACAGCTCAAGAATTGTTGGCTCTTGCAGGGAAATTGA